Genomic DNA from Catenulispora sp. EB89:
ACCAGGACCGGATAGCCGCCGGGCAGCCCGGCCGGCCCCGGCAGGTGCGTCGCGCGTTCGGTGCCGGTCAGCAGGTCGGTGATCAGTGTCGCGGCCCCGAGCCCGGTGACCTGGTTGAGCTCGCGGCGCTCCACACGGCGGCCGGCGGCGAGCAGCGTGCCGACGTCCGGCAGCGCGGTCCCGCCCTGCCAGGCCAGCGCTTCGTCGGCCGGGTCGTGCGGCGCGTGCAGGTGGTAGTGGTGGGCCAGGAGCCTCAGCTCGGTCTGGTCCCGGGCCCCGGTGGCGGCCTGCAGGAACGCCGCGAGGATCGCGACGTTGCCGATGCCGCAGAGTACCGGGACGTCCAGTGCTGATATCAGAGGATTGACGATGTCGGGCAGGCAGGCGTTCACGAACCACGGAGCCCGGCCGCCCCGGCCGCGCGCGCCCAGCCGGTCGGCGGCCCGGCCGACGGCCAGCGCGAACTGCGCCTGCAACGGCACGGTGACGCCGTAGCCGGCGTGCTGGACGAACTCGGTCCACGGCGACGGATCCGTGCTCCGCTCCCAGGGCGACTGCCGGGACGCGCACAGGAAGACGCCGTTCGGACGCAGCTCCCGGAAAGTGTCGTAG
This window encodes:
- a CDS encoding potassium transporter TrkA yields the protein MLYDTFRELRPNGVFLCASRQSPWERSTDPSPWTEFVQHAGYGVTVPLQAQFALAVGRAADRLGARGRGGRAPWFVNACLPDIVNPLISALDVPVLCGIGNVAILAAFLQAATGARDQTELRLLAHHYHLHAPHDPADEALAWQGGTALPDVGTLLAAGRRVERRELNQVTGLGAATLITDLLTGTERATHLPGPAGLPGGYPVLVRDGDVRLRLPPGLDREAAIAANQRASVLDGAVLDGKHLSFSPAASAALRPLAPELADGFGVDRLDTACEQLAELRARLRT